A section of the Papio anubis isolate 15944 chromosome 4, Panubis1.0, whole genome shotgun sequence genome encodes:
- the LEP gene encoding leptin isoform X1 encodes MYWRPLWGFLWLWPYLFYIQAVPIQKVQSDTKTLIKTIVTRINDISHTQSVSSKQRVTGLDFIPGLHPVLTLSQMDQTLAIYQQILINLPSRKVIQISNDLENLRDLLHLLAFSKSCHLPLASGLETLESLGDVLEASLYSTEVVALSRLQGSLQDMLWQLDLSPGC; translated from the exons ATGTATTGGAGACCCCTGTGGGGATTCTTGTGGCTTTGGCCCTATCTGTTCTACATCCAAGCTGTGCCCATCCAAAAAGTCCAAAGTGACACCAAAACCCTCATCAAGACAATTGTCACCAGGATCAATGACATTTCACACACG CAGTCGGTCTCCTCCAAACAGAGGGTCACTGGTTTGGACTTCATTCCTGGGCTCCACCCCGTCCTGACCTTATCCCAGATGGACCAGACACTGGCAATCTACCAACAGATCCTCATCAATCTGCCTTCCAGAAAGGTGATCCAAATATCCAACGACTTGGAGAATCTCCGGGACCTTCTTCACCTGCTGGCCTTCTCTAAGAGCTGCCATTTGCCCTTGGCCAGTGGCCTGGAGACCTTGGAGAGCCTGGGGGATGTCCTGGAAGCTTCACTCTACTCCACGGAGGTGGTGGCCCTGAGCAGGCTGCAGGGGTCTCTGCAGGACATGCTGTGGCAGCTGGACCTCAGCCCTGGGTGCTGA
- the LEP gene encoding leptin isoform X2: MYWRPLWGFLWLWPYLFYIQAVPIQKVQSDTKTLIKTIVTRINDISHTSVSSKQRVTGLDFIPGLHPVLTLSQMDQTLAIYQQILINLPSRKVIQISNDLENLRDLLHLLAFSKSCHLPLASGLETLESLGDVLEASLYSTEVVALSRLQGSLQDMLWQLDLSPGC, from the exons ATGTATTGGAGACCCCTGTGGGGATTCTTGTGGCTTTGGCCCTATCTGTTCTACATCCAAGCTGTGCCCATCCAAAAAGTCCAAAGTGACACCAAAACCCTCATCAAGACAATTGTCACCAGGATCAATGACATTTCACACACG TCGGTCTCCTCCAAACAGAGGGTCACTGGTTTGGACTTCATTCCTGGGCTCCACCCCGTCCTGACCTTATCCCAGATGGACCAGACACTGGCAATCTACCAACAGATCCTCATCAATCTGCCTTCCAGAAAGGTGATCCAAATATCCAACGACTTGGAGAATCTCCGGGACCTTCTTCACCTGCTGGCCTTCTCTAAGAGCTGCCATTTGCCCTTGGCCAGTGGCCTGGAGACCTTGGAGAGCCTGGGGGATGTCCTGGAAGCTTCACTCTACTCCACGGAGGTGGTGGCCCTGAGCAGGCTGCAGGGGTCTCTGCAGGACATGCTGTGGCAGCTGGACCTCAGCCCTGGGTGCTGA